A single region of the Pontimicrobium sp. SW4 genome encodes:
- a CDS encoding response regulator, with protein sequence MFTKVLVADDLGSINQGVISILDTLGVKEVEKVQYCDDAYLKVKKAILDNKPFDLVITDLSFKADYREQKYASGEDLLKALKIEFPDLKIIVYSVEDRLQKVRTIINKHKADAYVCKGRQGLIELSKAVKKVYKNGVYLSPKVEHALSPKASLEIDDYDVELVNQLSKGLSQDEISIFFKVNNMSPSSLSSIEKRLNRLRIQFKANNAIHLVAIVKDLGLI encoded by the coding sequence ATGTTTACAAAAGTTCTAGTTGCAGACGATTTAGGAAGTATAAATCAAGGAGTGATATCTATCCTTGATACTTTAGGAGTTAAAGAAGTAGAGAAAGTGCAGTATTGTGATGATGCTTATTTAAAAGTAAAAAAAGCAATACTAGATAATAAGCCTTTTGATTTAGTGATTACAGATTTATCTTTTAAGGCAGACTATAGAGAGCAAAAGTATGCCTCAGGTGAAGATTTATTGAAAGCATTAAAAATTGAATTCCCTGATTTAAAGATTATAGTATATTCTGTTGAGGATAGGTTGCAAAAAGTTAGAACGATTATAAATAAACATAAAGCTGATGCTTACGTTTGTAAGGGAAGGCAAGGATTAATTGAATTATCTAAAGCTGTTAAAAAGGTTTATAAAAATGGCGTTTATTTGTCACCTAAAGTAGAACATGCTTTAAGTCCAAAAGCAAGTTTAGAAATTGATGATTATGATGTAGAGTTAGTGAATCAATTATCTAAAGGATTATCTCAAGATGAAATAAGTATTTTTTTCAAAGTAAATAATATGTCCCCTAGTAGCCTAAGTTCAATTGAAAAACGATTAAACAGACTTCGAATACAATTTAAGGCAAATAATGCTATACATTTAGTGGCAATAGTAAAAGATTTGGGTCTTATTTAA